One part of the Clostridium thermosuccinogenes genome encodes these proteins:
- a CDS encoding sensor histidine kinase, translating into MGLDTSLKVNSMTRISRQLGKYFIFVAMLSIGFITLVTNISINLFFSDYIKETRSRDDLKVVQYVEQVYGDSNGLAPQSLMSIMHYAYSEAVTIRLRDIQNNIIWSSGTPETMHDMMRGKEDNDSSLSFRSYPLNYKGNKIGTIDVGRPRSIISSVEDKQFLRTINSAFAVAFLFSLIIAILYSSRISKKFLTPIYLIKENAKLIEDGKYKKLYEVITNTYELHDLSLSVKELAERLNYQDVLRKRMTSDIAHELRTPLSTLQSHIEAFMDGVWAPDIEKLSIVYSEITRLTKLIKELSDLSIIESDEIKLNKSEINLSELLSNIVESFEPLFISKNIHLYKEIQGDIQFLGDEDRLNRVFINILSNACKYTNEDGDVRVSLEQLKDVIRVTVEDTGIGIPKEDIKHVFERFYRSDLSRSRGTGGTGIGLTITRALVEAHGGRVRIESEVGKGTKVIIEFAIN; encoded by the coding sequence ATGGGGTTGGATACAAGTTTGAAGGTGAATAGCATGACCAGGATAAGCAGACAGTTAGGCAAATACTTTATATTTGTAGCAATGTTGTCTATAGGATTTATAACGTTAGTTACAAATATTAGCATAAACCTTTTCTTCTCCGATTATATCAAAGAAACCAGAAGCAGGGATGATCTGAAGGTTGTTCAGTATGTTGAACAGGTGTATGGTGACAGTAATGGGTTAGCTCCACAGTCACTTATGAGCATAATGCATTATGCCTATAGTGAAGCTGTGACAATACGCTTAAGGGATATTCAAAATAACATTATATGGAGCAGCGGCACACCGGAGACTATGCATGATATGATGAGAGGAAAAGAAGACAATGATAGTAGTCTTTCTTTCCGAAGCTATCCTTTAAATTATAAAGGCAACAAGATCGGAACGATAGATGTAGGAAGACCCAGGAGCATTATATCTTCTGTTGAGGATAAGCAATTTTTGCGAACAATCAACAGTGCTTTTGCAGTAGCTTTTCTTTTCTCGCTAATCATCGCAATCTTATATAGTTCACGTATATCGAAAAAGTTTTTAACGCCTATTTATCTTATAAAAGAAAATGCTAAACTTATTGAGGATGGGAAATATAAAAAGTTATATGAGGTCATAACAAACACCTATGAATTACATGATTTGTCGTTATCAGTGAAAGAGCTTGCAGAAAGATTGAATTACCAAGATGTACTAAGAAAGAGAATGACTTCGGATATAGCCCATGAACTGAGAACTCCTTTGTCTACCCTTCAAAGCCATATTGAGGCTTTTATGGATGGCGTATGGGCACCGGACATAGAAAAGCTTTCTATAGTGTATAGTGAAATAACCAGACTTACGAAATTGATTAAGGAGCTTTCAGACCTATCTATTATCGAAAGTGATGAAATTAAGCTTAATAAAAGTGAAATCAACCTTTCTGAGCTTCTGAGCAATATTGTAGAAAGCTTTGAGCCGCTTTTCATTAGCAAAAACATTCATCTCTATAAAGAGATTCAAGGTGACATTCAATTTTTGGGTGATGAAGACCGTCTAAATCGGGTCTTTATCAATATTTTATCAAATGCGTGTAAGTATACTAATGAAGATGGAGATGTCCGGGTCTCCCTAGAACAATTGAAGGATGTAATCAGGGTCACTGTTGAAGATACAGGAATCGGTATCCCTAAAGAAGACATCAAGCATGTATTTGAGAGGTTTTACAGGAGTGATCTGTCAAGGAGTCGTGGGACAGGAGGAACAGGAATCGGGCTAACTATTACCAGAGCTTTGGTTGAAGCACATGGCGGCAGAGTAAGAATTGAGAGTGAAGTAGGTAAAGGAACAAAAGTTATTATCGAATTTGCAATTAATTAG
- a CDS encoding ExeA family protein produces MFEQYYNFLHTPFTRDIPEKHLYSNPELEEVCSRLEYAARNRLFAVITGDVGTGKTTAIRKFVGALDSNRYKVMYISDSALTPRNFYWEVLNQLGCEAKFYRSDAKRQLTREISNLIEIQRRIPIIITDEAHLLSREMLEEIRFLLNFRMDSYNPMSLILVGQSELKDILKKQIYEAICQRIDIRYHMMPYDRQRTGEYIRKHLEYAGESREIFTDMAVDEIYEYSHGVPRKINRACTACLLHGAQVQKKIIDDHVVRLIVEEELNW; encoded by the coding sequence ATGTTTGAGCAGTACTACAACTTTCTGCACACGCCGTTCACCCGGGATATACCGGAGAAGCATTTGTATAGCAATCCGGAGCTGGAAGAGGTCTGCAGCAGGCTTGAGTATGCGGCCCGGAACCGGTTGTTTGCAGTGATAACGGGAGATGTTGGTACAGGAAAGACCACAGCCATAAGGAAGTTTGTTGGGGCGCTGGACAGCAACCGGTACAAGGTAATGTACATAAGCGATTCGGCGTTGACACCGAGGAATTTTTACTGGGAAGTATTGAACCAGCTGGGATGTGAAGCGAAATTCTACAGGAGCGATGCAAAACGACAACTAACGAGAGAGATCAGCAACCTGATTGAAATACAGAGACGTATTCCTATAATCATCACAGATGAGGCACACCTACTTTCAAGGGAGATGCTGGAGGAAATCCGGTTTTTACTAAACTTCAGGATGGATTCGTATAACCCAATGAGTTTAATCCTGGTAGGCCAGAGTGAGTTGAAGGACATCCTGAAGAAGCAGATATATGAGGCAATATGCCAGCGAATAGATATCCGATATCATATGATGCCATATGATCGGCAAAGAACCGGTGAATACATAAGAAAGCACCTGGAGTATGCAGGAGAAAGCCGGGAGATATTTACGGATATGGCGGTAGACGAGATATATGAATATTCTCATGGAGTACCGCGAAAAATCAACCGGGCGTGTACAGCTTGCCTTTTACATGGGGCACAGGTACAGAAAAAAATCATAGACGATCATGTGGTAAGGCTTATTGTTGAGGAAGAATTGAACTGGTAG
- a CDS encoding response regulator transcription factor, which yields MQMNEKILVVDDEVNLLKVVKEYLTIESYEVHTAERGNRAMELFHEISPDFVILDLMLPDISGEEICRLIRKESDIPILMLTAKSSEEDKITGLYIGADDYLTKPFSPRELVGRVRAILRRTKGNSAVSDVLEFNNGDLFIDIPKHIVKKAGEIVNLTPNEFKVFLTLAQNPHKVFTRSQLVNLAFGYDFEGYDRTVDTHIKNLRQKIEDDAKEPHYIVTVYGVGYKFEGE from the coding sequence ATGCAAATGAATGAAAAAATATTGGTGGTTGATGATGAGGTCAACCTCCTCAAAGTAGTAAAGGAATATCTTACAATTGAGTCTTATGAGGTCCATACAGCGGAACGGGGTAATAGAGCTATGGAACTGTTTCATGAGATTAGCCCTGACTTTGTGATACTTGATCTTATGCTTCCGGATATATCAGGCGAAGAAATTTGCAGGCTTATAAGAAAGGAATCTGATATTCCGATTTTGATGCTTACCGCAAAGAGCAGTGAGGAAGATAAGATAACCGGTTTATATATCGGTGCCGATGACTACCTGACGAAACCCTTTAGCCCCCGTGAACTTGTCGGCAGAGTGAGAGCTATCCTAAGGCGAACTAAAGGCAATTCGGCGGTATCTGATGTTTTAGAGTTCAATAATGGTGATTTGTTTATTGATATTCCTAAACATATTGTCAAAAAGGCTGGTGAAATAGTAAATTTAACACCCAATGAATTTAAAGTGTTCCTAACACTTGCACAAAATCCTCATAAGGTGTTTACAAGAAGTCAGTTGGTTAACCTGGCTTTTGGATATGATTTTGAAGGCTACGACCGTACTGTGGATACTCATATTAAAAATTTGCGTCAGAAAATTGAAGATGATGCGAAAGAACCACACTATATAGTGACGGTATATGGGGTTGGATACAAGTTTGAAGGTGAATAG
- a CDS encoding DDE-type integrase/transposase/recombinase, with amino-acid sequence MINNEVLEKALKKHEIISPLLQPDLDEAEKRRIRQEILEREGISERTLRRYLAAYRENGYEGLLPKIRKDTGQQRAISQEILDRAIEIKQELPERSVRRIIKILEGEGIVKKGSVSRSTLSRHLLKMGFGAKDFRNVRIEGTTARRFVKNGRNTLWQADIKYGPYIPTADGGKKRTYMVAFIDDATRLVCHAEFYDNQRLPILEDSFRKAILKYGKPEAVYVDNGKVFISKWFRVACAKLGIRHMNTKAYSPESKGKIERFNATVEEFFQEISLEKAKSLEELNRKFRVWLDEGYNGKPHSSLKGVSPSQAYASDPKKVRFATPEECRDAFLWEDTRKVDNTGCFKLQGIEYEAGIEYIGKKVDVRYDPFDMSLLEIWYNGERRKTATPLKVGEYCSKVEKTPATKSATHSRLLKIYESENEKRQKRQTGALTFRSMKGGDRNV; translated from the coding sequence ATGATAAACAATGAAGTATTGGAAAAAGCATTAAAGAAACATGAGATCATATCGCCGCTATTGCAGCCGGATCTGGATGAGGCGGAAAAGCGGAGAATACGGCAGGAGATACTTGAGAGGGAAGGAATTTCGGAAAGGACACTTCGGAGGTATCTTGCAGCGTACCGGGAGAATGGTTACGAAGGGCTATTACCAAAGATACGAAAAGATACAGGGCAACAAAGAGCGATATCTCAGGAAATATTAGATCGGGCAATCGAAATAAAACAGGAACTGCCGGAGAGAAGTGTCAGGAGGATCATAAAGATCCTTGAAGGCGAAGGGATTGTCAAAAAAGGAAGTGTCTCCAGAAGCACCTTGTCCAGGCATCTTTTGAAGATGGGCTTTGGTGCAAAAGACTTCAGAAATGTTCGTATAGAAGGAACGACAGCCCGCCGGTTCGTCAAAAACGGAAGGAACACATTGTGGCAGGCAGATATCAAATACGGTCCGTACATACCGACTGCCGACGGCGGTAAGAAACGGACATACATGGTGGCATTTATTGACGATGCGACGAGGCTGGTGTGTCATGCAGAATTTTACGACAATCAGAGGCTTCCGATATTGGAAGACAGTTTTCGCAAGGCAATATTGAAATACGGCAAGCCGGAGGCAGTATACGTTGACAATGGCAAGGTATTTATCTCGAAATGGTTCAGAGTAGCATGTGCAAAGCTGGGAATCCGTCACATGAACACAAAGGCGTATTCTCCGGAGAGCAAAGGCAAGATTGAGAGGTTCAATGCCACAGTTGAAGAGTTTTTCCAGGAGATATCGCTGGAGAAAGCAAAAAGCCTGGAGGAACTTAACCGCAAATTTCGGGTATGGCTGGATGAAGGGTACAACGGGAAGCCTCATAGCAGTTTAAAAGGGGTTTCTCCATCGCAGGCGTATGCAAGTGATCCAAAGAAGGTGCGGTTTGCAACTCCTGAAGAATGCCGGGACGCATTTTTATGGGAAGATACAAGGAAAGTTGACAACACAGGCTGTTTCAAGCTGCAAGGGATAGAATATGAAGCCGGAATCGAATACATAGGCAAAAAAGTGGATGTGCGGTATGATCCTTTTGATATGAGCCTTCTGGAGATATGGTACAATGGTGAGCGCCGAAAGACAGCAACCCCGCTGAAGGTTGGGGAATACTGCTCAAAGGTTGAAAAAACACCAGCAACGAAATCGGCGACTCATTCACGGCTATTAAAAATATATGAGAGCGAGAATGAAAAGAGGCAAAAACGGCAGACCGGAGCATTAACCTTCAGGAGCATGAAGGGCGGTGACAGAAATGTTTGA
- a CDS encoding DUF6431 domain-containing protein, whose product MIIAYLGRNVKEYRRNCLKFLERLELICPKCGGKTTFHDRYARHVHMGEEIEWINIFRVICSKCGKTHAIIPDFIRPYKHYSACDSELVLRDQEDGIPLEEIETAASISTLRRWVEEFRQRGRQAAGALRAILYRYYGKFVNELEMIETKVFHMIERLLGLLPQIESSHLAIGETNMWLTNHLAGVFV is encoded by the coding sequence ATGATAATAGCATATCTGGGGCGGAATGTTAAGGAGTATCGCAGAAATTGTTTAAAATTTTTGGAAAGGCTGGAGTTGATATGCCCGAAATGCGGCGGGAAAACAACCTTTCATGACAGATATGCACGTCATGTGCATATGGGCGAGGAAATTGAATGGATTAACATATTCCGTGTAATCTGTAGCAAGTGTGGGAAGACACATGCAATCATACCGGATTTCATCAGGCCGTATAAGCATTACTCGGCTTGTGATAGCGAGCTGGTCCTTCGGGACCAGGAGGACGGTATACCTCTTGAGGAGATTGAGACTGCCGCCAGCATATCCACATTAAGGCGGTGGGTAGAAGAATTCAGGCAACGGGGGCGGCAAGCTGCAGGAGCATTAAGAGCTATACTGTACAGGTATTATGGCAAGTTTGTCAATGAGCTGGAGATGATAGAAACAAAGGTATTCCACATGATTGAGCGGCTGCTTGGGTTACTGCCGCAGATAGAAAGCAGCCATCTTGCCATAGGTGAAACGAATATGTGGCTAACAAATCATCTGGCAGGAGTATTTGTATAG
- the lgt gene encoding prolipoprotein diacylglyceryl transferase, which yields MKVLFHIFGIPVHFFGVMIALGILAGIFVAYLEVKRKKLDVGKLFDIALYSIISAVVGARVFYILFYDLSYYLNNPAEIIKINEGGLSIHGGLLGASIFAFFYFRKNNKLSFYKYADAIAPGIILGQGIGRIGCDVFGKVMSIPRPWGIERQDQLLHPAQVYEFLLNYAVFFILWRKRKSIKYDGQLFIWYVILFAINRSIVELFRSNPSVVGWFSISHLLSVLLIIGAVIFMIFAKKKRVDNPNESNGEAVIRTLDWVKDVLITLALIAVSLIIFYTIQA from the coding sequence ATGAAAGTTCTGTTTCATATATTTGGCATACCGGTTCATTTCTTTGGTGTAATGATCGCTTTAGGCATACTGGCCGGGATATTTGTTGCCTATCTTGAGGTAAAAAGAAAAAAGCTTGATGTTGGGAAGTTGTTTGATATTGCTTTATACTCGATAATTTCAGCAGTGGTTGGTGCAAGGGTGTTTTATATTCTCTTTTATGATTTATCCTATTATCTCAACAACCCGGCAGAAATAATAAAAATAAATGAAGGAGGACTATCCATACATGGGGGCTTACTGGGAGCCTCTATCTTTGCATTTTTCTATTTCAGGAAGAATAATAAATTAAGCTTTTATAAATATGCTGATGCAATAGCACCAGGCATCATTTTAGGGCAGGGAATTGGAAGAATTGGCTGTGATGTATTCGGAAAAGTCATGTCCATACCACGTCCGTGGGGCATAGAGCGCCAGGATCAGCTGCTGCACCCGGCACAGGTTTATGAATTCCTGCTAAACTATGCTGTGTTTTTCATCTTATGGAGAAAACGTAAATCTATCAAATATGACGGACAGCTTTTTATATGGTATGTAATACTTTTTGCAATTAACAGAAGTATAGTGGAGTTATTTAGGAGCAATCCGTCGGTTGTGGGTTGGTTCTCAATATCTCACCTATTAAGTGTGCTGCTAATAATAGGGGCGGTAATATTTATGATTTTTGCAAAAAAGAAAAGAGTTGACAATCCGAACGAAAGTAATGGGGAAGCAGTTATTCGTACGTTGGATTGGGTAAAAGATGTTTTGATTACTCTCGCATTGATAGCAGTGTCTTTGATAATTTTTTATACAATTCAAGCATAA
- a CDS encoding HD-GYP domain-containing protein: MKFLMPVTKRCYWLKSQVKIELLLIIRITFFMLTGGNMRRLSLLRYFTIYSLIAFVITGVVLSFFISNHIKNDQLENTREITRLTLNALLKKELAPDDFSSTLSKEKLDTLQIKFNQVIEATDIIMIKIWDKNGNILYSSNSSLTSQNFAIDKELKEALCNKSIIKISELDNQLNTNALNSFNKVVKIYEPIEFSGSVTGVFEVYIPYDRIQHHVKVLNRTVAIIMSLGLLILYLLLLRIIYNSSKTLISQNQSLLDQKFKLEESYRKLNSTYKSTVKTLANAIDVRDPYTAGHSERVAKISLEVGKMLGLGSSQLELLELAALFHDVGKLGIPDEILKKPGKLTDYEFEIIKAHPQTGVNILENIDFLKQTLPIILHHHEKFSGGGYPSGIKGDEIPIESRIIAVADTYDAMTSDRPYRKGLPHDDAIYEIVRMKGTQFDSKIVDAFLKVDIEQLGINAIKLTN, translated from the coding sequence ATGAAGTTTTTGATGCCTGTGACAAAGCGCTGTTATTGGCTAAAAAGTCAGGTAAAAATCGAGCTATTGCTTATAATTAGAATAACATTTTTTATGTTGACAGGTGGTAATATGAGAAGACTTTCCTTGCTGAGGTATTTTACAATCTACAGCCTTATTGCATTTGTCATTACGGGAGTAGTTCTTAGTTTTTTTATATCAAACCATATAAAGAATGATCAGCTTGAGAATACTAGAGAGATCACTCGTCTGACTTTAAACGCTTTACTGAAGAAAGAACTTGCACCTGATGATTTTAGTAGCACTTTATCAAAAGAGAAATTGGATACCTTACAAATAAAATTTAATCAAGTTATCGAGGCTACTGATATTATTATGATAAAAATCTGGGATAAAAATGGTAATATCCTGTACTCTAGTAATTCCAGCCTTACCAGTCAGAATTTTGCTATTGATAAAGAACTTAAAGAAGCACTTTGCAATAAAAGTATAATTAAGATCTCTGAGCTTGATAATCAGTTAAACACGAACGCACTCAATAGCTTTAATAAAGTTGTTAAAATATATGAACCTATTGAATTTAGCGGAAGTGTAACAGGTGTATTCGAAGTTTATATTCCTTATGACAGAATTCAACATCATGTAAAAGTTCTAAATAGAACTGTTGCCATTATCATGTCATTAGGACTTCTAATACTGTATTTATTATTATTGAGAATAATATATAATTCTTCAAAAACATTGATATCTCAGAATCAGTCCCTACTGGATCAGAAATTTAAGCTTGAAGAATCCTACCGGAAACTGAATTCTACATATAAAAGTACTGTAAAAACATTAGCAAACGCGATTGATGTTAGAGATCCATATACAGCTGGTCATTCTGAACGTGTAGCTAAAATCTCGCTGGAAGTTGGGAAAATGCTTGGATTGGGAAGCAGCCAACTTGAATTGCTGGAACTCGCAGCGTTATTCCATGATGTAGGTAAGCTTGGTATACCCGATGAAATATTAAAGAAACCAGGCAAATTAACAGACTATGAGTTTGAAATAATAAAAGCTCATCCTCAGACTGGAGTAAATATCCTGGAGAATATTGATTTTCTAAAACAAACTTTACCAATAATTCTACATCATCACGAAAAATTTTCAGGAGGCGGCTATCCCTCGGGTATTAAAGGAGATGAAATTCCTATTGAATCCCGTATTATCGCAGTAGCAGATACCTACGATGCTATGACATCAGACAGACCTTACAGGAAAGGGCTGCCACATGACGATGCAATTTATGAAATAGTCAGAATGAAGGGAACACAATTTGACTCTAAAATTGTGGATGCCTTTTTAAAAGTTGATATTGAACAGTTAGGCATAAACGCAATAAAACTGACTAACTAA
- a CDS encoding NusG domain II-containing protein encodes MKKKSLCLMNVFTSYDVILIALILIITIVLYGVFTRNHKKSPDDVVVVQRKGAVLLQLTQDDLNKNGIYDFEFDGEIGYIEVKERKVRMLPMDRTICPQAICSNTGWIDGYPKTIVCMPNQIIVSFKSDSNSQVDVISF; translated from the coding sequence ATGAAAAAGAAAAGTCTATGTCTTATGAATGTTTTTACATCATATGACGTGATTCTGATAGCATTGATTTTAATTATAACAATTGTGTTATACGGGGTATTTACACGTAACCATAAAAAATCTCCAGATGACGTTGTTGTTGTACAGCGGAAAGGGGCAGTACTATTACAACTTACACAAGATGATTTGAATAAAAATGGTATATATGATTTCGAGTTTGATGGAGAGATTGGATATATTGAAGTAAAAGAAAGAAAAGTCAGAATGCTGCCTATGGACAGAACTATTTGCCCCCAAGCCATATGTTCAAATACTGGATGGATTGATGGCTATCCAAAAACAATTGTTTGTATGCCTAATCAAATTATTGTAAGTTTTAAAAGTGATAGTAACAGCCAGGTTGATGTTATCTCATTCTAA
- a CDS encoding aspartyl-phosphate phosphatase Spo0E family protein: MKEEIEKVREEINEVMSSDHIDYDRALSISQKMDKLILEYYRKRVLE; encoded by the coding sequence ATGAAAGAAGAGATTGAGAAAGTAAGAGAAGAAATAAATGAAGTTATGTCATCTGATCACATTGATTACGATAGAGCATTGTCGATAAGCCAAAAGATGGATAAGCTTATACTCGAATACTATAGAAAAAGAGTATTGGAATAG
- a CDS encoding response regulator transcription factor — MKRDILVVDDEKNIISVVKSYLEKSGYTVYTAFDGKQALQKFDEIIPSLIILDLMLPDIPGEEVCTIIRKKSAVPIIMLTAKVKEEDILNGLHIGADDYVTKPFSPRQLVARVSALLRRSTEDSIPLDNRVSFNNDDLVVDTIKYEVKKDGELVKLTPNEYKLLMTLIKYSNKTLTREELVKDAFKDSYSGYSRVVDTHIKNLRHKIETDPKLPEYILTVHGVGYRFGFEQ; from the coding sequence ATGAAGAGAGACATTCTTGTTGTTGATGATGAGAAAAATATTATAAGCGTAGTGAAATCATACCTTGAAAAAAGCGGCTATACTGTATACACAGCCTTTGACGGAAAGCAGGCTCTTCAAAAGTTTGACGAGATTATACCGTCACTGATAATACTAGACCTTATGCTTCCTGATATACCGGGTGAAGAAGTTTGCACTATTATTAGAAAAAAATCTGCAGTGCCTATTATTATGTTAACAGCAAAAGTAAAAGAAGAAGATATACTTAATGGATTGCACATAGGAGCGGATGATTACGTAACCAAGCCTTTTAGCCCGAGACAGCTTGTGGCAAGAGTTTCGGCATTGTTAAGAAGGTCAACTGAAGATTCTATTCCTCTAGATAACCGCGTTTCTTTTAATAATGATGATTTGGTAGTGGATACTATTAAGTATGAAGTCAAAAAGGATGGAGAATTGGTTAAGCTAACCCCAAATGAATATAAATTGTTAATGACTTTAATCAAGTATTCTAATAAAACTTTAACCAGGGAAGAACTGGTTAAAGATGCATTTAAAGATAGTTATTCCGGGTATAGCAGAGTAGTTGATACACATATTAAGAATTTAAGACACAAAATAGAAACAGATCCTAAGCTACCTGAATACATTCTTACAGTTCACGGTGTAGGTTACAGATTCGGGTTTGAACAGTAA
- a CDS encoding methyltransferase family protein — MNGDNEYAYGLWGSVIFNILIFSIFTFTAFKPATKKDWRTLGAFAAFMVALFSEMFGFPLTIYFLTSILGSKYPVLDPFTHMNGHLWVALAGGSTVVYSILHPLSNVIIFSGLIVIALGWKGIHAGNGELVTHGIYRYVRHPQYSGFALMIIGFLIQWPTIITIIMAPILLTMYARLAKKEEKKMVELFGEKYVEYRKLVPAFIPIRLSHKVRRVL; from the coding sequence ATGAATGGCGATAATGAGTACGCGTATGGATTATGGGGATCAGTTATTTTTAATATTCTCATATTCAGTATTTTTACCTTTACGGCCTTCAAACCTGCGACAAAAAAAGACTGGCGTACTTTAGGTGCATTTGCAGCATTTATGGTAGCTTTGTTTAGTGAAATGTTTGGATTTCCGCTTACAATATATTTTTTAACATCTATTTTGGGAAGCAAATATCCGGTTCTTGATCCGTTTACTCATATGAATGGACATTTGTGGGTTGCCCTTGCAGGAGGTTCAACAGTAGTTTATTCCATATTGCATCCGCTTAGCAATGTTATCATTTTCAGTGGCCTGATTGTGATCGCTCTTGGATGGAAAGGAATACATGCCGGCAATGGTGAGTTGGTGACACATGGAATCTATAGGTATGTAAGACATCCCCAGTACAGCGGTTTTGCACTAATGATTATAGGATTTCTTATACAGTGGCCAACGATAATTACCATAATTATGGCACCAATTCTGCTGACTATGTATGCAAGACTTGCAAAAAAGGAAGAAAAGAAGATGGTGGAACTCTTTGGTGAGAAATATGTAGAGTATCGTAAGCTGGTGCCTGCCTTTATTCCAATACGATTGAGTCATAAGGTCAGACGAGTTTTATGA